The window GAAGCACCAAATACAAAGCTCCTGCATCTGAGAAGAAGGTGTCAACAAAAGGAAAGGGCAGAAGACACATATTCAAGCTCAAAAATGTGAGTTAGAGTTGGATTTGACCCGCAAATTTACTTATCTCTCCTGTTGAATTTCCGTGTCTGACCCCTGTGTGTGATTCCTTCCCTTAGCCAATCAAAGCACCAGAATCTGTTGCAACAATCATCACTTCAGAATCCGTATTTTATAAGGTACGGTGTTTATTcttccaaaacaaaaataatctcATCTTTCTGTTCAATAGCATGATCTAATGGTGACAtgattgcagctttaattacGGCAGTGTTGTACCAAACCTTCATCCTGTGATGCATGTGAAAGAAGGAGCCAGATGGTTGCCATCTTCAGTGTTTATATTTATATCCACAGGGTGTATACTACCAGACAGGGGATGTGATCAAAGTAACAGATGAGGAAGACGGGAAGCCATACTATGCTCAGATTCGAGGCTTCGTTCAGGACCAGTACTGTGAAAAGAGTGCTGCACTGACCTGGCTGATCCCCACCCAGGCCAGCCCGAAGGACCAGTTTGATCCTGGGACATACATTGTTGGTGAGCAATGAGGAATCACCATTTTTACGATTTTTAGGCTATTTATGTGACAAGTTAAGAATTTTCTGTTCTGCATTAGGTCCAGAGGAGGATCTACCCAGGAAGATGGAGTACCTGGAGTTTGTGTGCCACGCCCCCTCTGAATATTTTAAGTCACGTAGCTCTCCGTTCCCCACCATCCCCATCCGGCCAGAGAAGGGCTACATCTGGACCCATATAGGACCCACACCAGCTCTCACTGTCAAGGAGTCCGCCAGTGGCAGCAGTTAACATGACTTCGTTATGGACTTggtctgttgtttttaaacagaCGTATATGTAAATTTATGtaatataatgaaaaaaaaattgttgttAACCACAACCATTAGCTCAGATTGAAAACATGTTGTAATTCGATGCTAAGGAAACCAGGTGTAATCACATTTCAAAGATGCTGTGTACACAGTGGCAAGATTGAATattgcttttgtattttgtaataAACAAAAAGGCTCTTTAATACCTTCCCCTTTGTATGTGATTGTTTGAAaattactgtttatttgttgagttgctgtgtgtgaaatagGCCTGttatctctttttatttcatatatttccCCCTTTGTGAATTCAGCTGTAAATAGCTACATTATGGCAACAATAAGAAAATGTTagcacagcagctctgatgtgtgtgtcGTCCCATCACCTTCTTGATGTTTATCTGGTTTACATCCGAGTTGCGTGATGATGCTCCTTGGTGGTATCAGACTGCAACGTTACAAACACACAACTAGTGGTCAAGACATCACTTtcacctgaatgcagcagcaagATCATACAGCTGATTTCCCTGAAACGCCATGCACACCCCTTATGGTACAGACAGACAATATTCATGAATCATAGGAGTCAAAATAGCGTGGTGTCAATTTTATGTAGGAGTCTTTACCCACTGCTGATCAAGCAGAGCACACAAGATGaataaattattaatattatgtaATTATATTACCTGAACACAATCAAAAGTCTCCATATGTCATATTGTGCATGTTTATAGGTAAGACTCACAACAGGAAACTATCTCTCACTGTATACGTTTTGCTGTTGTCTTAAGTAGCACAAAGACGTAAAACACATCGCCTTCCAGTCAGTCTGACCGAGCTGAACCGAAGAAGGAAGTGCGCTGCAGTGAAGCGTCCCTCTCCGCGTCTCTACTCTTGGATAAACATCTCAGGCAGACTTTCAAGCCTCGAGTCCTGTGTGAAATCCCCTGCGAGCGCATACCTGCAGCGGTCACCCGGAGCTCCTGTTGGGAAATGGATGTTTCACTAATGTCACAGTTAGTTTGTCCTCATGGATTGGACTGAACTCTTCTTGATCACATGAACGGCCGGGAGTATGGGCAAATTCCAGTCCAAACTTGGTGAGATGTTTTATTACACCGCAgtctttttgtgcttttaaagaTGGAATCGCTTCtgatttgttttatattgtctCTTCTCTCGTTATTTGGACAGCATCGAAACGTAGACAGAGTCCTGAAGGTAACCACACATACGGGACAAAACCGCAGAGCTGCTTCGTACATGTGCTCGTACGTGCGTTCACATGTTTATTCTCATGTTCTGCAGGTGGTAGTTTGGCTTCCAGTGTGCTGACCTGTCAAGGGGAGCTGGAGCGCTTCCACATCCACAAAACCAAACTGACAGAGGTAGAAAATCAGCTTCTATCATTTATTTCTATCATATCATTTAGTTATGGCCTATATGCCATTTGATTAACACCTACAAACACAGGTAGAACTAAATCCTGAAGGtactgaacaaaaaaaagatttcatgaTGATTATTTTGGTTTCCTTTAACACTGTAATGGTTTGGTATTGATAGATTATTATATAGAGTTGAAGCTGGCAGAGTGATGGATGGAAATCAGTCAAACTGAATCTGGCCACAAAtcacacagccaatcacagccaaaAGTTGGAGATTGactcatttggctcatttgaACTCTGCAGCAGATGTTTTTTGGGGAGTTTTTTCTTGTCCAAATCAGGAGTTTAATGATAGTGGGTGTCATATATAATACTTGCTGTAATAATACGATGACTTGACTTGAAGTTAACAACACCTACAGTAAGTATTCAAGGGCAGATTTCTCCTCCAGAAAAACCCTCTTCAGTGTATGAGAGCTGTATATTAAGCCCATTCCCATacggaagaaaaaaagcagtaaaaacaggCATTAGCTCCTCGTACTGGCTTATTGCCGTGCCAACAGCTTCATCTCAGTTAAGCCATTTTCGGGATAAACAGTATTTGCTCACATCACATCCAGGGAGACATGAAAGGTGTTTGGAGGCAGTCGTATATTTATTCTTCCgcccttcctcctccatctctatAAAGAGACTTCCAAGTCTGTGAAGTGCAACACagccacccccctcccccctccacaACAGCAAGGTCTTTATATCCgactgcactgaaaaaaaaaaaagcctccacaTCTGGTACTGCTTTCCTTCTCCAgccagacagactgagaggggGGGTGAGGAAAAAGATATGGGGAGGGGTGTTTGGTTTGCGTAAATGGCATCACATGTAGACTGTTGGCATTAATGACGCAGTCACGTTTGTGGCTCGACGTGTATAGAAGAGAAAGTGTCCTCATTAAGAAGTTTAATTCATGGAAAACAGTCACATTCTCGCCCATTAACTATCAACACTCTGATTTTGTGGTGAAAGTAAATCACAGATGTCCCGTTTTATTCTTCTGAAGATCACAGGGTTGCTTGTAGGAACAGTAAATTCACTTGCACGCCCGTCTTTTTAAAAGTGAACTGTGACAAACAACCAACACAGCGTTTTCACTTGTCTTCACCTCGCTCGATCTGTTAGCCGCCGAAGTCACGAgatcagcttgttgttttgagGTTTTTGAAGTGTTTGGAGTTGAGGTCATATGTGGACCGTGCTGTATGGAGGTTCTGGAAAGTCCTGCGCTTTGGAAACAGATGTGGACTCTGCCAAGCTGTTTAAAGGGCTGTGGTGGAGTTTCTGTGCTTGTTAATAGAAGAGGGCTTCCTGCGATTAGATTTTCCAACCTATTATTGTTTGACACTCCATGATACCACCGCTGTAAAGTCTCATTGCATGAGAGATCACGTGAACGTCTCACATGAGTCTTCTTTTTGCATCCTTGAAGTCTTGCTGATAACTTTacatttaaagagttttttcacTAAAACTGGTTGCACGCAGATGCATTTACTGACTGTCTAAATACTCGCCTGTCAAACACCAAAGACTCAGGCTCAGGTGTGCACTTTCTATAGAAACATAGACCTGTTTGCTGTGATCTctgcatattgtgtgtgtgtcagtgtgtgtgtgtgtgagtgtgtgtgtaacggGAGGCTGGCTTACAGTGTAAGTTTTCAGAAAGACTGGGTCAATATTGTAACATCCTAGAGCAAACATCAGGAGCAGGGTTTTAATCGCTTCACACGtctgcctcatattgtctgacATAACTAACGACTAGGAGTGGTTTCTTTGACTGCCAAGCTTTGACTGGTCCTCTTGTTATGTTCTTTGCTCAGTTAATCCACCCCATCAGCCCAGGTTGCATTTGTATAAGTATATGTATAAGTGTTTAAAAGGTTTGTGACTATAAATTCACCctagaaactcaattacatcccgcttttattttgaaaagttcCAGAATTTTCATTCGCTTTTCTTGTCAATGTGATAAAATACTATTTCTAATGATTCTGAGCTTTTGACTGAAAATCTTTTGCATCATAATCCATGTTCCTTTTCTCAAAAGTTATATGCTGTTAGACAAAAATGGGGCTTAGTTCTGATACGTTTctgcacataaaaaacaaagatagaGCAGCCTCTTGAAGACATGAGTGCGTCATCTCTCCACGTCTTGCAGTGAAACTTCTTGTGCAGGTATCAAGTTATCACTAAGACTGTTCGACGTTCTTGCCGAGACAAAGGCAGCTACTGTTCTGCTAACACATGGGTGATGTGTAATGAGGGTGCAGAACAGAGAGGAACGAAGAAGATTCTTGCAGGCGCACACCTTTCTGCTACCTGCTGCCGTCTCTCCCACCTCCCACCCCTCTTTCGCTGGAAATTGAACCCAGCATCAAAGCTTCACGGCAGGCAGACCGTGGCGGGCAGAGAGCACAGGGTGCAGCGGGAGATCGGttgcgttgtgtgtgtgcgtgtgtgtgtgggtttgagCTTGGGAGCTCATCTTATCATTTCCAACCATCAGTGAGACATTAGCGATGGATTGTTGTTTTGAGAGATAATGAAAGTCTCgttctcctcctttctgtcttgCTTTGCACTGCTGACTGGCTTCTACCTAAGAAGAGCCGAGCATGAATGATCAGATGTTCTGATATGAATTTTAAGGTCTTGTGGTTTTAAGGTGATCTGAGGTTTTAAAGTTAACTAAGGCCTTTGAAAACTGACTGCGTCTGTCAGTGGgggaggaagtattcagatcctttacttaagtaaagtaatATCACACTATTCAATACAGatctgcattcaaaaccttgtgtgttatcagcaaaatgtactttatgtACCGTAGATGTTAAAtgttgagctaattttaacgACTTTACGTCCTGTTGGCGTGTTAAATCTACAGCAATGTTTGTAGCttcgctgtcctgtgagaaccacgtatctctaaaaCGTCAGCTTgtcatgagctcagaaaaacagcctgttttcagctttgcgACGATGCGTTCTCCAGCCCGTCCAACAGggtttttaattatttagttTGAGAAGTGGGAGAATAatctcaacccataaaggaacacttcatccCATCATCAGAAAagttggagatacatggtttttaTTGGACAGGAAGAGTGTGATTGCAATCTAAAAAGTAGTAACTAGTAACCAAGGCATACACgtttaaagctgcataaaatgaaGACACTTAGGTAAAGTACAAATAGCTTGAATTTGTtcttaagtacagtatttgagcaGATGTACTTAGTGACAAGGCGCTCAGGCACACTGAGGCTGGACCCAAATGCGAGACCCAGACACACTTGGAAATCAAAAAAGGCCCGAAGccggtttaataacaaaaaaggctcaatgacaaaaacacaacaaatggtGAAAGGTGAAAACGGTAACTAAAGGCGCTAAGGTTTTTCAAAATGCAAACGATGAACAAAAGACTCTTGAATAACTAGGCAAGGCAATAATGCAAGGTAGCAAGGACAGGACTGACGTGAACCAACGactatacaagacaatctggcacaggacaggggaaaacgaagacaatatatacacgaggtaacgagcaacaggtggagacaatcagggcggggcagacaatcagacagtgggggaacacaccaggaagtcaagggcccgaaacgagaggaaagttaggtttcacaataaaacaggaagtgcaagacacaacatgacaccagtgaacaaaacctcaaacacgAGGAGACATGacacttagttacattccaccactgctgattGTCATacctgtgtacactgtgtggTGACAACATAGTGTATATGGTGGtgcagcttcatatttttaGCCCTAAAAACTGGCTGGAATTTATTGTCTCTAGTAAATGTGGTTGTACATTTAGTGACGATATGAAACTTCTGGGACACGTCAGTTACATGTGATGGGGAGGAAAAGGTCAAGATGTCAACAGTTTAAAGAGGAGAGCCAGCTTGCTCGCTAATTTGCTGCCTCGcgctctttctctgtgtgttaaaTTTAGTAGGAAAATGATTCACGTGCTTCGTCTGATCTGCTGGAAATGATTTTGAGACGAATGGACACAAAAACCACAGATGTTCAGGGATTGTTCAACCTTGCTCACATCTGGAGATCAGTCCCCGCCCTCACGGGACGTGAAGATGTTTAtttgcttcctctcttcttccctcccgTACGTGCATGCTCTCTGTTGATTTACAACTCTGTCACTTTTCACAGAACCTTTACGTCGAATTGAGGGAAAGTAAGTCTGATCGTAGCTGCAACCTCAGTGGTGAGCATGTCTCCCTTTTTATATATCATAAAGGTCAATTATTATTGTGTAGATTCTGTGCACTAAATTTTGGTACATAAGCTTTAATAGAGCATCCCGCATGctttcatgaaaaaaacataGTAAATGAAACACATCTGTTCCATATTTGTGTGAGAAAGCTTTGGATGTACAGCTGTCAGCTTTTAGCTTCCTCCCTGCTGCCaaacatttattgaaaacaGAGTTTATAACAGGGGATGAATTAATTACAAAGACACAGCATGTTAACACAATCATCCTCGTAACTGTCAAACTATGAAACTACTGGATACTGATGTTCACAGtccagctctgtgtgtcatttaGTGGCTCTGCCAGCAAAGAAGATACCTGACAGAGGCAGCGGCATCCACCTCCAGGTcaataaacagacaaagaagAGGAACAGCCATGCTGGTGTGAGTGTGACCTTCCATTCCTCTGACTATTGAACTGTAGGTCCAACAACACTTGCTAATTATTTCCAAACAGCTCAAATGGTGGGATTCTAGTATGTCTGgataattatatattataaataaatattgcaagttgtgttttttctgtggcATGTTTGGAAAGTAACACATCTGACACTCAtcaacagtatttttaaaattgcACACTGTGGTTTTACCAGTTTGGGTCAACTCATGCACCACATAAATTACTGTAAACTTTAATTCTACCTAATAAACTACAGAATTGCAGTTAAAAGTTAATTCCAGCAGTAATAAGCTTGTTTTCCTGACTGTATGCGCACATTCAGGTCACAGAGTGTAACGTGGTGCTCGATGAGGACACGCAGCAGGAGTGGGTCTTCACACTGTACAACTTTGACAACAGTGGCAAGGTCACCAAAGAGGTCGGTTTCTTTCACATACTTCGTTTAAATGAAGGACTGTTTTAAGTAGCTTGTTTTGTACACAGTGTgtatgcgtatgtgtgtgtattctgcaGGACTTGTGCAGTCTGATACACTCCATGTATGAGGTTCTAGAGGCATCGGTCAAGCAGCCTTGCGGCGGTACCACACCTATGAAGATAAAGCTAGTTGTAACACCTTCAGCTGACCCAGAAAAGACCTCACAAATAGGTATaaggtcatttttatttgtggCTCGAGGAACCACAGACATAATTTGTGGGACAAACATTGAAGACAGAGAGTCTCTGAACAGGGGGATTTAACTTTAACACCAAacgtctgtctctgctgtgatgATAATGTGCCTCTCTTATTGAAACcaacagcagagaaggagaagaatgCATATCAGGAGGCAGGAACCCCAGAGAGGAGGCTTTACTGTGTTGATGAAAACATAGAGCGCAGAAACCACTACCTGGATCTAGCTGGCATTGAAAACTATACCTCCAAGTTTGACAACACAGGTAAGAAGCTACTCTATTGCTTCCTTTCATTCGCTTTTATATGCTTTTATAAGTCCATAAAAGATTAAAGTCGTTTTTCGTTGTTTTTTCCAGAATCTCCCTCTCAGGAGCCCAGACAGGATGCTCATCCTGCTCTTCAGCACCACCCTGTGGTGACCAGGGAGAACTGCATCACCTCTGAGTCCCCTAGAGGTCTCTCTATCCCTTATTCCCTGAAAAGCAAGGCCATGTCACTGGGGAAAGACAGGAACGGAGGAGAGGGAAGGTCCTGCAGGTTGCATGGCCAACACCCTGCTTCATGGTGCCATCCCGCCCagtctccacctgcagcacagcGTGCTCACAGCAAGAGGCTTCGCTCCAGGGTACAAGATGCCGCCTCACACCTTAGACCCACACCGGGGGGAGATAGGGAACTTTTTTCCCACCTTCAGCCGTCATGTAGAGCTCTGGCCTCTCCCGCACAGAGACATGAGCACCATCACCGCCAtgagcaccatcatcatcaccaccatcactaCCACCCTTCATAAATGAATCGTAAACACAAATGAGACAGGTGAGAAGAGTTGGTGTCCTCTGCTGAGCTGATAAACGGGTCAAATGCATGTCCTCTAATCACCTCTTTTACAATATAAGGCACTGTTATCTAATGCTAATAAGCCCTAAAAGATGACCTACTCTAGATCCAAGAACTTACTGTTAACTAAACATACTTTTGTAACCATTTAGATTAACAGTGTCCTCTCAGGTAGATTGCCACTTTAAAATTATGCAAATGCACACTTTGTAGAGATGCTTGCCTTCATTTTAACCTAATTATTGAATTTTAACAACATATTGTATTTctaaaataatgcagaaatgaATACACAGTATGTATTTAATAAAAAGgtgttttgtttattctgaCATGGTCAAATATTTGCTTCCTGACCAAATATGCGCACCACTGAACTAAATATTTAATGACAGTTAATCATTTCTCAGTTGATAGTTCATATTAAAATTACAAGCATGTTAAGAacaagatttgtttttttgtctttcttttaaGCACCATAGTGAGAACTTTGCCTCAGTAACAGCAAGACATAGAAACAAGATTTACTTGAACATACAGAAACATACATTTCTGGCCAGAAAGTGTTGTTTGGGACTGTATTTTACCACATCAGTGGCAAGATACAGACGCTATCATGTCACATACCCTCATATGTAACAAGtgtcaaaaacaacagtgaccATCGGGTTGTTTTTAGACTCCACATCTGCACTAATGCTCATATCAGCAGAAGGATGAGGCAGAGATACCCATGTCTCCACCGACAGAAGCCTCAGTAGACCATAATGCACTGCAACCATGTGACATGTTATAATTTGAGAGTGGCAAAAGCCATTTACTGAGGCAGGTTTGGGGAAAAGTGGATTAACCGTATTGCAAACACACCAGAATGTATTAAACATcgaaaactgctgctgtttgtgtagtAGAGGTTTGAACCTTCCtgtattgctgttttatttctgctcccacaacattgttttcttttgtgtgtattgttgGCCTCACAAAGAGGTGTGAATAGTGACAAGTTCCCCTGTGCCATTCAAATGCTGTCGCTGCTTATCTCTCTGGCGAAAGTTGCAAATAGACACTGATCCTGACGAAGGACATGAGACAGCTGTTTCTATTAATAACCGCCACTCTCTTACCTACCACGCGACCCCCGTGCCTTGCTCCTGCCTCACCACAGCGAGCCTGGTCCCAGACTAATGCACAACacccagacagacagcaacagaggaACTCAACAAAGCAGCGACCACAGAGGAGgtaaacacagacacgcagagCTGTTTGATTGCAGCTCTCGACAACAGCCAAGAAACTCACAGACCTGTtggtaccaaaaaaaaaaaaaacaaacaaactggaaacaTGAAGTCACTGCGATTTCTCGCTGCTGAGGGCTTCATCCAGAGTGGTCCGAGTGCTCTGGAGAacctcagctgtgtgtcttTTAACCTTTACCCACTTCTCTTCAAGGCCTGCTATCTCCATGAGCAGGCTGACTTCCTGCATGATTTGGTTCAGTCATGGCCGCTTCCTGAGCTTAACCTACAGAACCTCCTGGGAAAGACAATGGATTGCCAGATGGACCTCACCACGCGCACCTGCCGGCT of the Chelmon rostratus isolate fCheRos1 chromosome 16, fCheRos1.pri, whole genome shotgun sequence genome contains:
- the gatad1 gene encoding GATA zinc finger domain-containing protein 1 isoform X1 — translated: MPLGLKPCCAVCKTNSSSMWKKGNQGEILCNNCTGKSSSGGPSGPSMSSNIQPSNGGGKQSKQEIHRRSARLRSTKYKAPASEKKVSTKGKGRRHIFKLKNPIKAPESVATIITSESVFYKGVYYQTGDVIKVTDEEDGKPYYAQIRGFVQDQYCEKSAALTWLIPTQASPKDQFDPGTYIVGPEEDLPRKMEYLEFVCHAPSEYFKSRSSPFPTIPIRPEKGYIWTHIGPTPALTVKESASGSS
- the gatad1 gene encoding GATA zinc finger domain-containing protein 1 isoform X2 gives rise to the protein MWKKGNQGEILCNNCTGKSSSGGPSGPSMSSNIQPSNGGGKQSKQEIHRRSARLRSTKYKAPASEKKVSTKGKGRRHIFKLKNPIKAPESVATIITSESVFYKGVYYQTGDVIKVTDEEDGKPYYAQIRGFVQDQYCEKSAALTWLIPTQASPKDQFDPGTYIVGPEEDLPRKMEYLEFVCHAPSEYFKSRSSPFPTIPIRPEKGYIWTHIGPTPALTVKESASGSS
- the LOC121619811 gene encoding naked cuticle-like protein 3, which produces MGKFQSKLASKRRQSPEGGSLASSVLTCQGELERFHIHKTKLTENLYVELRESKSDRSCNLSVALPAKKIPDRGSGIHLQVNKQTKKRNSHAGVTECNVVLDEDTQQEWVFTLYNFDNSGKVTKEDLCSLIHSMYEVLEASVKQPCGGTTPMKIKLVVTPSADPEKTSQIAEKEKNAYQEAGTPERRLYCVDENIERRNHYLDLAGIENYTSKFDNTESPSQEPRQDAHPALQHHPVVTRENCITSESPRGLSIPYSLKSKAMSLGKDRNGGEGRSCRLHGQHPASWCHPAQSPPAAQRAHSKRLRSRVQDAASHLRPTPGGDRELFSHLQPSCRALASPAQRHEHHHRHEHHHHHHHHYHPS